One genomic window of Hemiscyllium ocellatum isolate sHemOce1 chromosome 25, sHemOce1.pat.X.cur, whole genome shotgun sequence includes the following:
- the LOC132827869 gene encoding HUWE1-associated protein modifying stress responses-like: MEEAKAPSDSGMAGHGPENWLSGWERQCLEEDERQEAGPESGPGGSEAEAQRQRLWLCFQNSATAIAQLYKDRVYEQQLGIQSLWKPFQAAATSVTCLYKDGLEAYRASLDLGVQAGYQRRNKEMLAWVKKRRHIIHREDLLSFLCRKSPPSRNSRLAPRLNIPSSVLAQEDSNRTAEGDLQAFTDAIAVHGLSGAMANVSVRSGTPGSPTHGSSNSASVRRRGSLQDVDLNSFIAEEMAHHLDSSRKRAPAQCSDIITESPSHKRSRML, translated from the exons atggaggaggccaaggctCCTAGTGACTCCGGTATGGCGGGGCACGGGCCCGAAAACTGGCTGTCCGGCTGGGAGCGGCAGTGCCTGGAGGAGGACGAGAGGCAGGAGGCCGGGCCTGAGAGCGGCCCCGGGGGGAGCGAGGCCGAGGCCCAGAGGCAGCGGCTGTGGCTGTGCTTCCAGAACTCGGCCACCGCCATCGCCCAGCTCTACAAAG ATCGTGTATATGAACAGCAGCTGGGTATTCAGAGCCTGTGGAAGCCATTCCAGGCAGCAGCCACTTCTGTGACTTGTCTATATAAAG ATGGGCTTGAAGCCTATCGAGCGAGCTTGGATCTGGGCGTGCAGGCAGGTTATCAGAGAAGAAACAAGGAAATGCTGGCTTGGGTGAAGAAGAGGAGACACATCATCCACCGCGAGGACCTGCTCAGCTTCTTGTGCAGGAAGTCACCCCCGTCCAGGAACAGCAGACTGGCACCTCGGCTAAACATTCCCTCCTCTGTGTTGGCACAGGAAGATTCAAACAGGACTGCTGAGGGTGACCTGCAGGCATTTACTGATGCCATTGCTGTGCATG GCCTCAGTGGTGCCATGGCGAACGTCAGTGTGCGCTCAGGAACACCCGGGTCCCCGACACACGGCAGCAGTAACTCGGCCTCAGTGCGTAGGCGTGGCAGCCTGCAGGACGTGGACTTAAATAGCTTTATAGCTGAAGAGATGGCTCACCATCTGGACAGCTCCAGGAAGCGGGCTCCAGCTCAATGCAGCGACATCATCACCGAGTCACCCAGTCACAAGCGAAGCCGAATGCTATGA